One genomic region from Methanomassiliicoccales archaeon encodes:
- a CDS encoding cupin domain-containing protein — protein sequence MNTTAKTKKGFVGKIEKDTKKNKDFRHVLYTGKYSQLVLMSLSPGEDIGEETHDDVDQFFRFEEGKGMVVIDGVENVVKDGYAVVVPAGARHNIINTSKKNDLRLYTIYSPPEHQDGTVRRTKADATAKEEHFDGKTTE from the coding sequence TTGAACACGACGGCCAAGACCAAGAAAGGATTTGTCGGCAAGATCGAGAAAGATACAAAGAAGAATAAGGATTTCCGCCACGTACTATACACTGGCAAATACAGCCAGCTTGTTCTCATGAGCCTGAGTCCGGGCGAGGACATCGGTGAGGAGACCCACGATGACGTCGACCAGTTCTTCCGGTTCGAGGAGGGCAAGGGAATGGTCGTCATAGACGGGGTCGAGAACGTCGTCAAGGACGGATACGCGGTCGTTGTGCCAGCGGGAGCAAGGCATAATATCATCAATACCTCGAAGAAGAACGACCTTAGGCTCTACACGATCTATTCGCCGCCTGAGCATCAGGACGGAACTGTGAGGCGCACCAAGGCCGATGCGACCGCCAAGGAAGAGCATTTTGACGGCAAGACGACAGAATGA
- a CDS encoding PadR family transcriptional regulator, protein MTAKAKGHQPKAGRVSPLQSIMLILLRHKPMYGYELLKVLREEFEDIWVPQTGTVYPALKRLEERGLVLTKKRDGTEYYQLTKEGVETMEDIVGHVPGDIHFMIRYFGILDRAAKEIRGTSPLSKMSPSGFEEKGFSAMFEVDRMSPEEKLSFLRKVRERHLNKLASMQGELEELERKLEGKKGAQKE, encoded by the coding sequence ATGACAGCGAAAGCGAAGGGACATCAACCCAAGGCGGGACGCGTGAGCCCACTCCAGTCCATCATGCTCATACTCCTGCGGCACAAGCCGATGTACGGCTATGAACTGCTCAAGGTGCTCAGAGAGGAGTTCGAGGACATCTGGGTTCCGCAGACCGGCACGGTCTATCCCGCCTTGAAGCGGCTGGAGGAGCGCGGCCTGGTGCTCACCAAGAAGAGGGACGGAACGGAGTACTACCAACTCACCAAGGAAGGCGTGGAAACGATGGAGGACATCGTCGGGCATGTCCCCGGAGACATCCACTTCATGATCCGCTACTTTGGGATCCTGGACCGGGCGGCCAAGGAGATCCGTGGAACGAGCCCATTATCCAAGATGTCCCCCTCTGGCTTTGAGGAGAAGGGGTTCTCAGCCATGTTCGAGGTGGACCGGATGTCCCCTGAGGAGAAGCTGAGCTTCCTGCGCAAGGTGAGGGAGCGGCATCTCAACAAACTGGCATCCATGCAAGGCGAGCTAGAGGAATTGGAGAGGAAACTGGAAGGCAAGAAAGGAGCGCAGAAGGAATGA
- a CDS encoding cyclic 2,3-diphosphoglycerate synthase — MKRCRVIIMGAAGRDFHNFNTFFRNNERYEVVAFTAAQIPNIDERRYPPELAGKLYPDGIPIHSESELTALMKQFGVEQVVFAYSDISHLDVMHYASIVLANGADFRLMGNSSIVLKSKVPVIAVCAVRTGSGKSQTTRKICRVLKSKGLRVVAVRHPMPYGDLVKQTVQRFANYEDMDRYECTIEEREEYEPLIDNGIVVYAGVDYEKILREAEKEADVIVWDGGNNDTSFYAADLYIVVADPHRPGHEMMYHPGETNVRRADVVIVNKVQTADRHDILTVKDNIAKLNPGALIIEAASPIVVDDPALIKGKRVLVVEDGPTVTHGGMTYGAGTIAAEDYGAAEIIDPKPHAVGSIAEIYAKYKHLGAILPAMGYGKEQVRELEETINRSGCDVVVSGTPVDLRRVVKVNMPIVRVRYELDEIGHPTLDELIEARLGKKLKK; from the coding sequence ATGAAGCGCTGCAGGGTCATCATCATGGGGGCGGCCGGTCGGGATTTCCACAACTTCAACACCTTCTTCCGGAACAACGAGCGCTACGAGGTGGTGGCGTTCACCGCCGCTCAGATCCCTAACATCGATGAAAGGAGGTACCCTCCAGAGCTGGCGGGCAAGCTCTACCCCGATGGCATACCGATACACTCGGAGAGCGAGCTCACGGCGCTGATGAAGCAGTTCGGCGTGGAGCAAGTGGTGTTCGCCTACAGCGACATCTCTCATCTGGACGTCATGCACTATGCTTCGATCGTGCTCGCCAACGGAGCGGATTTCCGCCTCATGGGCAATTCGAGCATCGTCCTCAAGTCCAAGGTGCCGGTCATCGCCGTCTGTGCGGTGCGCACTGGCTCGGGGAAAAGCCAAACGACACGCAAGATCTGCCGGGTGCTGAAGTCGAAGGGGTTAAGGGTCGTGGCGGTACGGCATCCCATGCCCTACGGCGACCTGGTCAAGCAGACGGTGCAGCGCTTCGCCAACTACGAGGACATGGACCGGTACGAGTGCACCATCGAAGAAAGGGAGGAGTACGAACCTCTCATCGACAACGGCATCGTGGTCTACGCAGGCGTCGATTACGAAAAGATACTGCGGGAGGCGGAGAAGGAGGCGGACGTGATCGTCTGGGACGGAGGCAACAACGACACCTCGTTCTACGCTGCCGACCTCTACATAGTGGTGGCGGACCCTCACAGACCAGGGCACGAGATGATGTACCATCCCGGGGAGACCAACGTCCGAAGGGCGGACGTGGTCATCGTCAACAAGGTGCAGACCGCCGACCGGCATGATATCCTCACGGTGAAGGACAACATCGCCAAGCTGAACCCGGGGGCGCTCATCATCGAGGCCGCATCACCTATAGTTGTCGATGACCCGGCGCTGATCAAAGGGAAGAGAGTGCTGGTGGTGGAGGACGGTCCCACCGTGACTCATGGAGGGATGACCTACGGGGCCGGGACCATAGCCGCTGAGGATTACGGCGCAGCGGAGATCATCGATCCCAAGCCCCATGCGGTAGGCAGCATCGCGGAAATATATGCCAAGTACAAGCACCTGGGCGCCATACTACCGGCTATGGGTTATGGCAAGGAGCAGGTTCGGGAGCTAGAGGAGACCATCAACCGCTCCGGCTGCGATGTCGTGGTCTCCGGCACACCGGTGGACCTGCGCCGGGTGGTCAAGGTCAACATGCCGATCGTGCGCGTGCGCTACGAACTGGACGAGATCGGGCATCCCACTTTAGACGAGTTGATTGAAGCGAGATTGGGCAAGAAGCTGAAGAAGTGA
- a CDS encoding CooT family nickel-binding protein: MCESAVFLEEEGEARKVMDDVARIAMDGKDAVCVSLIGERMVLQGVRFKEANLLSHGIVFMRD; encoded by the coding sequence ATGTGCGAGTCAGCGGTGTTCTTGGAGGAGGAGGGCGAGGCCCGCAAGGTCATGGACGATGTCGCGCGCATCGCCATGGATGGCAAGGACGCGGTGTGCGTCAGCCTTATCGGCGAGAGGATGGTGCTGCAGGGCGTGAGGTTCAAAGAAGCAAACCTGCTCAGCCACGGCATCGTCTTCATGAGGGATTGA
- a CDS encoding ABC transporter permease: protein MLHETYALTIRELKHWYRVRVQILMTLIQPVVWLGLFGQAFQLPIPPSALGGAPNYFSYMAIGMLAVTTLFTCMFGGFSLVWDRRFGFLTKLKVAPIPRGAVPLSRITATMVRAMVQAIIVFLIALAFTLIPGLVGLSLSPQFNVVDLLGLFFVLALLALAFAAVFISIALTIENQETLMAVVNLLNLPIMFASAALFPMTFMPQWLQTVANCNPLTWAVDAARTFVFHSASPINPLWLDITALAVFCSILVAVSFYVAKKQLSAK, encoded by the coding sequence GTGCTCCATGAGACTTATGCGCTCACCATCAGGGAGCTGAAGCACTGGTATCGGGTGAGGGTGCAGATCCTAATGACCCTCATACAGCCAGTGGTTTGGCTCGGCCTGTTCGGTCAGGCCTTCCAATTGCCCATTCCGCCCAGCGCACTAGGAGGAGCGCCCAACTACTTCTCCTACATGGCTATCGGTATGCTTGCCGTCACCACGCTGTTCACCTGCATGTTCGGCGGCTTCTCTCTGGTCTGGGACCGCAGGTTCGGTTTCTTGACAAAGCTCAAGGTGGCCCCGATACCGAGAGGAGCGGTCCCACTGTCGAGGATCACAGCAACCATGGTGCGCGCGATGGTCCAGGCCATCATCGTGTTCCTCATAGCATTGGCCTTCACGCTGATCCCCGGTCTAGTTGGATTGAGCCTCAGCCCGCAGTTCAATGTAGTCGACCTGCTGGGATTGTTCTTCGTGCTGGCCTTGCTGGCCTTGGCCTTCGCGGCAGTGTTCATATCCATCGCGCTAACGATCGAGAACCAGGAGACGCTGATGGCGGTCGTCAACCTGCTCAACCTGCCGATAATGTTCGCCTCGGCGGCGCTGTTCCCGATGACCTTCATGCCTCAATGGCTGCAGACTGTCGCGAACTGCAACCCGCTCACATGGGCGGTCGATGCGGCGAGGACGTTCGTCTTCCACAGCGCGAGCCCGATCAACCCACTGTGGCTGGACATCACCGCGCTCGCCGTCTTCTGCTCCATCTTGGTGGCGGTGAGCTTCTATGTCGCGAAGAAGCAGCTGAGCGCGAAGTGA
- a CDS encoding AAA family ATPase, with amino-acid sequence MPLKIAISGKRGVGKTTVAAVLSRLYAREGRKVLAVDADPSASLMAAVGIPPKEREKAKPLASMYDLIEEKPGARPGQGHGGMFKLNPRVNDLMENYSVEGPDKVEVLLLGAINTAGEGCFSPESTLLKRVMDHLLLEEDEIVIMDMEEGLEHLGRSTARSVDIMLVVIEPGQRSMEIARKIGQMAAELGIGRVAVVMNKISSEEEGRMMKAGLRNNFGLEPVSTLPYSKALVEADLEGAPVFDAPGAEDFVLAVQNLRVWLDEDART; translated from the coding sequence ATGCCCCTCAAGATCGCCATATCGGGCAAGAGAGGGGTGGGCAAGACCACCGTGGCGGCGGTGCTCTCCAGGCTGTATGCGCGAGAGGGTCGGAAAGTGCTCGCCGTGGACGCGGACCCCTCGGCCTCGCTGATGGCCGCCGTCGGCATCCCCCCGAAAGAGAGGGAGAAGGCCAAGCCCCTGGCCTCGATGTACGATCTCATCGAGGAGAAGCCCGGCGCCCGTCCCGGACAAGGCCATGGCGGCATGTTCAAGCTCAATCCAAGGGTGAATGACCTGATGGAGAACTATTCGGTGGAAGGCCCGGACAAGGTAGAGGTCTTGCTGCTGGGCGCGATCAACACCGCGGGCGAGGGCTGCTTCTCTCCCGAGTCCACCTTGCTGAAGAGGGTCATGGACCACCTTCTGCTGGAGGAGGACGAGATTGTGATCATGGACATGGAAGAGGGTCTGGAGCATTTGGGGAGGTCCACCGCACGCTCGGTTGATATCATGCTTGTGGTCATCGAACCTGGGCAGAGGTCCATGGAGATAGCGAGGAAGATAGGGCAGATGGCCGCCGAATTGGGCATCGGAAGGGTGGCGGTGGTCATGAACAAGATCTCCTCTGAGGAGGAAGGACGGATGATGAAGGCGGGGTTGCGGAACAACTTCGGTCTGGAACCTGTGAGCACGCTTCCATATTCCAAGGCCTTGGTGGAAGCAGACCTGGAGGGAGCGCCCGTATTCGATGCGCCGGGAGCGGAGGATTTCGTCCTGGCGGTACAGAACTTGAGAGTCTGGCTGGATGAGGACGCACGCACGTAG
- a CDS encoding ATP-binding cassette domain-containing protein, with product MSAIIEVKELSKRFSPEVLAVDNISFSVEEGEIFGFLGPNGAGKTTTISILTTLLKPTGGVAMVAGYDVMKNATKVRSIIGLVPQDLTVDDDLTGRENMTLQADLYNVPRQDAKERIDNLLGLVKLEDAADRMVKTYSGGMRKRLELAEGLIHRPKVLFLDEPTLGLDVQTRTTMWEHIRELKQKHNMTVFMTTHYLDEADSLCDRIGIIDHGRIMALDTPETLKRSLGGDVIEMTIDDEKDFTPALKAMEGVLEAKKEGSEYRVKVLKGEREMPQVLKAISDGGGTVTSVSLHRPNLDQVFLEYTGRSLRDAEQAGSMNKTQARMQAIQNQRRR from the coding sequence ATGAGTGCGATAATCGAAGTGAAAGAGCTGTCCAAACGGTTCAGTCCGGAGGTTCTGGCCGTCGATAATATCTCCTTCTCGGTCGAGGAGGGCGAGATATTCGGCTTCCTCGGTCCGAACGGGGCGGGAAAGACGACGACCATCTCCATTCTCACCACGCTGCTTAAGCCGACAGGCGGGGTGGCGATGGTCGCGGGCTACGACGTTATGAAGAACGCTACCAAGGTCCGCAGCATCATCGGGCTGGTACCTCAGGACCTGACGGTGGACGACGATCTGACTGGCCGGGAGAACATGACGCTTCAGGCCGATCTTTATAACGTCCCCCGGCAGGACGCCAAGGAGAGGATCGATAACCTGCTGGGATTGGTGAAGCTGGAAGATGCGGCGGACCGTATGGTCAAAACATACTCCGGCGGAATGAGGAAGAGATTGGAGCTGGCCGAAGGTCTGATCCACCGACCGAAGGTCCTGTTCCTGGACGAGCCGACACTAGGGTTGGACGTCCAGACCAGGACGACGATGTGGGAGCACATCCGCGAACTGAAGCAAAAGCATAACATGACGGTTTTCATGACCACGCACTATCTGGATGAGGCGGACTCGTTGTGCGACCGCATCGGGATCATCGACCACGGTCGGATCATGGCCCTTGACACCCCCGAGACCTTGAAGAGGTCGCTCGGCGGGGACGTCATCGAGATGACGATCGATGACGAGAAGGATTTCACTCCAGCGCTCAAGGCGATGGAAGGCGTGCTCGAGGCGAAGAAGGAGGGCAGCGAGTACCGCGTGAAGGTGCTCAAAGGAGAGCGGGAGATGCCTCAGGTTCTCAAAGCCATCAGCGACGGCGGCGGTACGGTTACGAGCGTCAGCCTGCATCGTCCCAACCTGGACCAGGTCTTCCTGGAGTACACTGGCCGTTCGCTTAGGGACGCGGAGCAGGCTGGATCCATGAACAAGACCCAGGCCAGGATGCAAGCGATTCAGAACCAGAGGAGGCGTTAG